A stretch of DNA from Telopea speciosissima isolate NSW1024214 ecotype Mountain lineage chromosome 5, Tspe_v1, whole genome shotgun sequence:
ATTTCTGTTATGTCAAAATCATGAGAGAATGGTAGACAATCCCAGTAAGAAAGGTAGTATCGTGAAAATTGCATCTGTAATTTATGGACAATCACGTTTTAAGGCTTTAAGCTGAAGTAAAAGTGTAAAACTCAATAGAACCACAGATCTTACCTTACTTTTCAAAAGATGCAGTATAACACAACCACTTAACAGTAATTATCTCGATATTAAGCAGTCCTAGATACAGCTTCTCTATGAAGGATAGATTAAGAAAATCTTACCTTAGATTCACTGATTGAtatttccttccttctttatttttttaattttttggttgggggggagggggttggatAGTAAGAAAAGGTTGGATAATGCAAAACTCCAAGTCTCGTGAACAACACTAAAATATCAGGAACTAACAAATGAAGCTAAATTAAGGTAATATGAAGAGCAAGATATCATAAGGGGGAAATATCATAGCTTAACAAATTGAAATCTAACCCCTACGAAAATTCAGAGAAAATCAATAGGCCACAACACAAACGACATAGTTATAGAAGAATTATTCATCAAGTCTTTGAGTGGTTAGCTGGTATTAGTTGGATACTCAATTTCAGGAGGGAAAACTCAATCTCGAAATATTATAGTTATCAAGCAGAAAAGAGTACTAGTAAACATATTAtgttcaataaaaaataaatggaatTCAAAGAAATTGTAAAACAGATTCCAGCTGAAAGGAACTCTTCAAATGGATCAAGAAATATGATTCAGGACtcaaaatttcaagaaaatatatacagaaactaaaagtttttttttttttgggggggggggggggtgggggagggggggttgtgTATGGAAGGGGTGGAGTGAAGGGTGGGAGTGTGTAATAAACTTAAAGAGAAAGTTTAAGTTCAAACATATCTGTGTATTTGGTTAATAAACACAAAGGACTGAATAATAGAGGTAATAAACTGCTAACAGCAAGACAAAAAGAGAATAGCAATCAGCTGCAATAAAAGTTAAGACCATGGTTCCATCAGTTATCCATTCAAATCAAAGAGTCATTCCACTATATGCTCTCCATGTCCCATAGTTATAAAATGAAtattagaaactaataaaaataaagaaataaataagtaaaatgcATGGACTCTTATCTACTTAAAACTTGAGTTCAACGGTGTGCCCAAAGAGCAGATCCCACCAATTTTATGGGAAAACCCTTATGACGTCACCACTAGTGCAAAAAGGAACCATTTTTTTAGCATTGCCAGGATAGGGTGTGGCATGCATAATATTGCAATCTGGAGACTAAACCCTCTGCATTCCTTTGATGAAGATGTAAATGccattgaagaagaagcagcagagACCGACCCAAttgaagaagcagcagcagagaCTGACCCAACCTTGTTAATTTAGCCAGGGCCAACGAATGATGGGAGGTCAAGTGAGTCAGAAGATCAGTTCAACAAAGATGATGCCTGGTCATTTCAGTCTAGTTCCCCATACTACATTCCATCTACCCCGTCGGAGGATTACATGATGACAGATTCAGATTCCCAACATGAAGTGGATGTCTTGGAATCCGCTTCAAATTTGGATTCAAGCAGGCCAGAACTTGCTACTGAATCTGACTCGGACCCCGAGGTTCTGGAGGAATGGGAAGACTTCATTCAAGAAAGTATGGCCGAGGCAactactgaagaagaaaagaaatccaTAATGTGAGATTTCATAACTTTGCTGAAGTACGAGAATTGCGACCTAGGCTGATGTTGCACTCTAGACATTCCCCCTCCTGGTTTTCAGGTTCCTAAGCAAACTTTCCGTGGTGAACTGGTCATCCCACACCTTCTGCCTGTCTCATGTGTGCGGAACCAGATCCTTTCTGTTCCAGCCTCACGGAAGTAGGTAGGGCTGGGTGAGAAACAGTCCCCTGTTGTTTGTCGGCCTTCAATTCCACCAGGGTCTTACAATGTCTGAGAAAGGGGAGAACTACCTAACTAAAGAAGAATAGTGCTCTTTCTAAGAGTAGCATGGAGAAAGTAGCAAATAGACTCTCTTTCCTTATTCTTATTCTGAAAAAcatattttggaaaaaaataaaaaacgaagGGTGACTCAATCAATTCGGGGTGGGGCCAACAGGGTTGGCTCCTCAtagttctttctccctttaacACCAACAGTAGATAGGAACCGAACTGTCTCATGACGTTTTAAACCCAACTCATATAGCACTTGAATCGGCGGTCttttggacgaaatttggaggAGAGCTAGCCCACTACCCCCTCTTTCGAATGGTGCTTTGACCCCCCTTACCAGTGTCTCCTATAGCCTGGAAAATTACCACAATACCCCTACCATGCATTGTTTTGACACTTCAAGCATTGCCTTCCAAGTTGTTTTAGGCAGCCCCAGCAGCAAGTCGACAAACCGGACACACGCACACTAAGCCAAGACTCTTCCATACATCAAGGGTAGGTTTATATTTTTCcacttattttatattttcttctaAATAGGTGCAAAGGTAGGTGTTTTATATTAAACTTCATTTTAAAAATACTCCTAAAGATTTcataaaattctgaaaattttatatgtaatggCCCACATTATCTTTGATGTTAAATCCTCAGGTCCAAACCCTCTCGGTAATGACCTTTTTGGCCTCAAAGGAATTTTCGTTATTTTATAAATATGGGTCCAAAAATCTGAATTTGGtctaggcttttttttttttttttttttttttttttaaatttatacatCTGGGCTTTAGTTTGAGGAAGAATGGCCTTGAAAATCGTGCAAACACATTTTACCATTTTGCGCCCCAAAAGGTATTTCGTCTTTTGCacttaaaaatatttaaaattctaGAAAAATccgaaaaaaatatataatgtgACCCTTGTTGTTTTCTAGTGCTTAGACTTAATCCCTCTCTGATTATatgtttatgcaatgttttGCATGCTTCACTCCCCTATTAGGACATAAATGTcacttttttcttcattttaattcaaataattaaataaaaatgtcTTTGATGTGCATGTTGTGTATTATCATGTGACATGTCATAGTTCACTGTTTAGTATGTCAATGCATGCCCAAATCATGTTATGTGATTTTTGACATATATCTAACAGATTTCCTGTTTTTCGTAATTAGGGCATGTGCACCATGATGTATAAAATGTGATATGGTTAGGATTAGGGAATCATATTTGTAGGCATACATGAAAATGATTTAGTATTTTCACAAGGTTTTATATGCATGCATGTTCACTTAAAAGTTTTTTGCATAAAAAACTGCATTTCCCTGCCCTCtagggggcattttggtaatttttccagATTTTGGGTAATTGGGATTTTCACCATAACAAAATTGCATTGTTGACAtatcaaaatattttaaagCATACATGAGCATTTTTTAGTACTCTTGTGTAAAAAGAGTGATTTTAGCCATatttatcattttacccttcagtggtattttggtcattttatactCAACCTTTTTGTCGAAGATTTAGGAAGGGTTTTGTTACTTCATTTTGATGTTTTAGAATCTATCTACATGTTTCAAAGCAAAAACTGCATTTTGATGGGTTTCTTAGCATACCTCATGATATttggggtctatcatacacaaagaaggtgacatatatgatgatgtttcacaaagaataaaagtaggatggatgaagtggagaggtgcgaccggAGTTTTGTGTgaccgacacattcctttaaagcttaaaggaaagttctacaggactgttgtccgaccaactatgatgtatggggcggaatgttggacaattaagaagtgtcatatagcgaagctatgtAATGCAGAGAttaggatgttaagatggatgtgcggcaaaactaggaaggataaagtgaggaacgaacgtattagagctgatgtgagAATTGCGCCGATCAGCGACAAGCACTAAGAATGTcgcttgaggtggtttggccatctACAACGGAGGCTtggggatgccccagtaaggagaagtgatctGATGTCTATTtcaggagctaaaagagctaagggcagacctaaaatgaccatacgtgaggttgtgaagaatgacatgcatagtctgggtcttttaccaagtatgacctcagatagagcctattggagggtaaggatccacgttctcgacaccatgtagctgagatgtTCCTGAattcctgggctatcctctttcctcttactttcatctttcattttccattacttacctttcttattccatttcttttaaagtttctcttactttcctttccctttgtgaggacctcacttttctctactttgtttttgaaaggatccatgtagccgaacccatttagttgggataaggctgtgttctTAGCATACCTCATGCATTGTTTCCCTATAGgggcattctggtcattttgTGATAATTAAGCCTAGCTTCAGTTTTGTGAACTTAACACCCTACATTTTAGTATTTCAAAACCTTAGGAATCATTGCCAATGATTTTCTTGCATCATAGGTCCATCCCCATGCAGACTTGCATTTTTTCCCAagtaggggcattttggtaatttttctctttttgctgTTTGATCTCCGTGTGCATCTTCAGTAAGTTCTTTACATGTCTTTGATGTTGTTAAATCATAATTTAGATATCTTTGACATTTAAATGAAATTTCATGCACTCCTTGTATTTTGGTTTTCAGGGGCAATCTTGtcattttcatcattttagcATTTAACCTTACTGTAAGCTAGGTGTTGTGGTGTCCTTCACTATGTTAAACATAAAGTAGATTTTAGGACTTTTAACGTAAGATAAAATgcattaattaaattaattagggCTCATAAGGTGCATAAATACCTAACCTAGGgttagtaattaggattaagtTATTAATTCTAATTAGTCTAATAAGGTGCATAAACCTTAACCAATGTAAGCTAAACCATTTCGAACTAGATTAATTAGGTGTATAACACGTATAAACAACAAGTGTATGGTCTAGGAAGACCAGTTCCGGCAGGGTGTTCTAGGGATGCCTAACAGCTTCCCCAAACGTAACCTGACACCTACCCGGTGATTTGTGGCAGACCTGCCATTGAGTTTAGAGTTAATCCCTCCTCCAAAAGGAGGGGGATCATTTgcgggtcctagaccctaatctaggCGGCGACTCCCCTTTGTGTTTTTGTCCGGGCCACCCTCCCACGACGCGAAAGAGCACTATCGCGAGGTACCAGGATAGCAGTCcgcatccccccccccccccccatctagGTGCAACTTGGATCCTCCTCAGGATCCATTGTACTACAAAATGATTCATTTTTTCAAGACAAAATTTGAAGACATACCTCATAACCGATCCAAGCAACTGAAGCAATCACAGCTACTGCTAATGCATTTGAGAATTTTCTATAAATATCCAACTTAGCAGCACTTCTTTTTGCCTGGAAATTGGGAAAATATAGAGGAACATGTAAACATTGCTAAACCGTCTCATGGATACTTCCACATTAACCAACCTCAAGTTTATCGAAAGATAGAGATAACCTGTAGCTGCTCCAATGTCTTTGAAAGAGAAGTGAAAATCCATAAGATTAAAAATGCATCCAGGAATGCACTAGGAAGAACCAGGAGATGTCTTGCTTTCCCTGATATGTCATTGATAGTTCCCACATATTCAGTGATATCTAGTAACTCTGTTGCCAAGAAATAGGTTACTCCAAGAAGAAGAACCTTTGAGGTAAGACCTCCAAGAGTAGGTCTTACAACGCCATATCCCATAGAAACAGAGAGTATAAGAACACGCGAAATTGTTTTCCTTATGGCTCCAATTGTAACAACCCAAGTTGTAATTCCAATTGGCCTAATTCCTGTATTGTTAAAATTTAAATACTCAAAATACCAAAGAGTCATTTCCGACAAACCAAGAACAATAACAATGCTGACGTAGTTCTGAAGCTGCAATACATCCTTCCAAAATCTCACATACTGAGAAATCCATATTAGACTGAGTACTAAATATGCAACTGACATGAATTGATAGAATTTCATCAGTGGTGCCATCCTCCCAGGTAAATAACCATCAGGATTcttccacaatgtcttcccactcatcaccaaccccttgagatTCGGATCACAGGATATAAAGAACAAGTTATACATTCCACTCTTTGTAATGTAAATCTCTTTAGAATCCATATTTGTAGACAAATAATTCGCACTGAACTGTGTATTTAAAACAATAGGCCAGTCAAGATCCCCAGCAGAAGGTCTCCTAATAACTTCACCTTGCTTACAACCTTCAAGCTTTGCCAAATCAGGTGTGCAACATATTGACCTTTGTCCACCATAAGCAGAACCACCAATATTATCCCTATCAGCTGCCTCAAAAATAATAGCCTGAACCAGGCCCGTGCTATGTTCCATATTTGAATTCTTGTCAGTAACTTCCTTACTCCTCCAGAAGGTGATATTCTCAAACCTGTTCATGTTATCAAACATCCAAGCAAATGAACAcactaaaataattaaataaataacaaaacaaaagacaGATAACAATGAAGTATAGATGGGCAGCCAAAATATCTTTAATCCAAATGCAAACAAAGAAGGGGACTAAGAGAGAGGACTAGCCCAAACTTTAAATTGAAGATGTACTACTACTCTAAGCATTaaccaaaaatggattttttaattCTTTCTAGTGGACCTATCCCAGAGTTCCCTCTACGTAACATACAACTGCCTGGAAAAGAGAAACAACATATAACCATCAAAGTGCTTAAGTAGGGCACTCTTAACTTAGCCTCATCCATTGCCAAACTTAGTCAAATTGACTAAAAGAGAAGACTGAGAGAAGAATTTTACTAATAAATCTATAGAATAAGCAAGCGAAACTACAAGACCTTACAATTCCATATATTTAAACCCATAGGGAAATTGTTTCAGGACAAAAAGTTTTTATGGATGGGTCTGTCCATTGAGTACCTATGAGTGAACCACCTAGTCATGCTACATGGAAGGGTGAGCTGGCAATTTCAACCACTGGTTAAGTGAATGGTCTTGATtagtcatgtgtcaaatttcatactAAAATTGAATTGTCTACCCCCAATGCATTTGCATCCACTCTCTGGTAATCCAAGCGTTCACATGCAACCTCTCAGTAGTCCTTAATTGTTCGATGTATTCTTTTTCAACTAGATTAACTCCATTTCAGATGATACTTTACACGTTGTAACAGTGTAAAAACCTAACTACCAAACACAGAGAAGATCGAAATGAGACAGTCGCAGGTAAGCTTCTGAGCTCTAACTTCTGACTTGAACACGACTTGGAGAAAGCCAGCTTGGTTGTATTCTGCCCCACTCTATGGTGCCTACAGCCatatagaaaagagagaagaaagaggggaaagacaatagaaggaagaagaagaataatgtagtcctagattggtagaagaccaactagaagccagaCAACCAGGACCTGCCATGAACAGGGTAGTTCAGTTTGGTCAAgataggtgaaaattgtgaaattagggttaggatttgatgggacctagggtttgatggtagggttaggtcaagttgatgtaggggagtctatcagtgaaggttacgttaagtgTAGGCCTTTTAATTAGAATTGGCAGCAAGGTTAAGGTTTCGATTTCAGGTTTTTGAAAAGGGAATAATggcagaatctagggtttagaatgGGAGATTAGGGCAGGGGTTTGGATTGAGTTCTCCTAAGGGTGAGAGGGaaattcgatccaaatatggggggtattttgatggctggtttggtctgggtaGAATTTGGGTTATGGGAATGATGTTCAAAGATGGaggggatgttagggtttggtggtaTAGAGAATTAGAAGAAAGGTAATCAAACTCACTATTGTTGCAGAAttcccttggcagcagcttgtatgattgaaaaacttgaataaaaattgaatctttaactagaacttgaagtAGAGCTTTCAAAAGAACCAGccgggcttcacaccacaaggtgtcgattggatcaaacaccaatcccaccaatgaaccacccgggcttcccaccgcaaggtgtcaattggatcaaacaccgatcccaccaacCCTGATCAAACagaagacaaaaatcttcaatgaagaagaagagcaacaaaagcttttcattaatatcaaaattcgtgtttaATACTTGCCCcctttacaaccttatataaaatactcaaaaatagactcctacactaaaatggacaggcctaacccaatccttaacctattaggtaacctaaactgactaggaaactgaaatagactcaaaatagagtcctaatccagcccaactaaacacttggaagaaaaactactaaaaccacataaattgaaccactaattcacttaaattgatTGACTCCATCGAAACCTGCATATTTAGACAAGTTTCGATTGCAAGCTTCTAGTTTCGTGGGTTTCGACTAAAAAGAGCATTTTTTGCATAAAAGTACTTACTGTTTGGCCTCAAATCAACATCTAACTCCTATTTCTTGCATTCTCCAAGTCAATCAAGCTTGCTATACACTCAATTTGGTGCTTGAAGCTTAAAGGTAATGTATTTTTTcccaattcaaaatttttttgtaCAATATACTACGATACAAGATAAATTTCTTTCAAGTTTTTATGTTAGTTAGAATGGCCCGATCTACGACTCCGCAAAATGagattattttttgggtagttcactttttctaaatttttgttttaaaaaggCATTTTCCCAcaacaaattttgaaaaaaaaaaaattagggttaaatatgACGGATGGACACctatttaatatatgttagacatcgTTGGCGATCTACAGCATGACGGTGTTAGAATTTTTTTactgttattttttatttttatttttcagatttttcaaaaataatttctgaaatgcaaaaaataaaataaaaacaaataagaagaatattctattttagtttgaataaaagaaggaaattaatGGGAGTATAGGGAATAAAGGACAATACTTGCTTCTCAAGttacaagaaaaatagaaacttaacttGCTAtgttcaaaaatagaaactaggaaaATAGTAACCCGAAttgactgaaaatagaaactagatataatcttcaagtcttctagGAGTTTTCTAAATATTCCAGCCGATGCGCTTGCtccttgtggaccccacctcttGAGTGCTAAGTATTGCTGCTGATTCTTTTCCTTGGGGATCCCACCTTTAAATATGGCTCCATCAATTAGTGCAAGTAGGCTTTTAGAACTTGGAACAAAAGGACAGTTATACCCTTCACTTAAAGACTTGAAGTAACTAATAATTAAAGACTGATCTGTCCCCCACAATCTTCTAGGAATATTCCCACCAAGTCAAAtatggggctgtgacactgttcatgtgaacagtaacatgaccagtgttttggcctcttattcatgttttgatctacatcagtcTCTCACCCATGGTCTCTCATCGTTGCTGTATCCCACAGCAACTGCCTCTCGTAGCTTCAAGCCATagctctctattttcttcaacCTTCAATCGTTGGAGGCCTTTAAGGGTATTACATTATACAGATTCAAGGGTTgagcccaaaatagaaagtgtttTCTACCAAGTAGcttaaaaccaaaatagaaacttcctataaaTCTAGCTGCTATACATCAAATAGaaactccaaaaaacaaaaatagtaacaaactgaaaatagagctacctaaatgaaataaaatatactttctaaaactgaagatagaaactaaactaaggcagcattaggatagaatctttctccacttgatgggcccaaaagatcttctaaaaagcatcctcacacaaggcaaatatgggctgtgtgaacagtattttggtcttttttttcttcatatttcgatctacatcagagttatatatactccagcttgagagAGAGTGTTAGAATACATGTCTGTCGGTTGGGGGTCCATGGGTGTTCATGGACCTCCATACCGTAGGATCATATCTTCTTGTTAAGTAGTTTAGATTTAGACTAGTAAGGTTTCCTATTGTATTTGTGCTTTATGCTTAGCTCCGTTGTAAGTCTCCAATTATAtttgtaatctctctctctctctctctctctctctccggtTGGGGGTCCATGGGTGCTCATGGACCTCCATACCGTAGGGTCATATCTTCTTGTTAAGTAGTTTAGATTTAGACTAGTACGGTTTCCTATTGTATTTGTGCTTTATGCTTAGCTCgaaagagggaaaggaagaagggTTTGCTCATTTTGGATGTgtacccttaaaaaaaaaggggcatacccagtgcacaagatTCCCACCATtgcagggtctagggagggtgacaatgtacgcagc
This window harbors:
- the LOC122662128 gene encoding transmembrane protein 87A-like isoform X1, whose amino-acid sequence is MAMGFARSVLSLLSFTAIVVLFVSLSAAEASIHVYDAEIFKEVGNAYLLSGGSEGIVASPAVPPVSAEQHFRLGIHDGLSYIRFENITFWRSKEVTDKNSNMEHSTGLVQAIIFEAADRDNIGGSAYGGQRSICCTPDLAKLEGCKQGEVIRRPSAGDLDWPIVLNTQFSANYLSTNMDSKEIYITKSGMYNLFFISCDPNLKGLVMSGKTLWKNPDGYLPGRMAPLMKFYQFMSVAYLVLSLIWISQYVRFWKDVLQLQNYVSIVIVLGLSEMTLWYFEYLNFNNTGIRPIGITTWVVTIGAIRKTISRVLILSVSMGYGVVRPTLGGLTSKVLLLGVTYFLATELLDITEYVGTINDISGKARHLLVLPSAFLDAFLILWIFTSLSKTLEQLQAKRSAAKLDIYRKFSNALAVAVIASVAWIGYEVYFKATDPFSEWWQSAWIITAFWDVLAFALLCVICYLWGPSQSSQRYAYSEEVGEEFGDEEAQSLTRGTPEGDISLVKQEMNERNVEDDDFDPEDDIEEDKRE
- the LOC122662128 gene encoding transmembrane protein 87A-like isoform X2, whose amino-acid sequence is MEHSTGLVQAIIFEAADRDNIGGSAYGGQRSICCTPDLAKLEGCKQGEVIRRPSAGDLDWPIVLNTQFSANYLSTNMDSKEIYITKSGMYNLFFISCDPNLKGLVMSGKTLWKNPDGYLPGRMAPLMKFYQFMSVAYLVLSLIWISQYVRFWKDVLQLQNYVSIVIVLGLSEMTLWYFEYLNFNNTGIRPIGITTWVVTIGAIRKTISRVLILSVSMGYGVVRPTLGGLTSKVLLLGVTYFLATELLDITEYVGTINDISGKARHLLVLPSAFLDAFLILWIFTSLSKTLEQLQAKRSAAKLDIYRKFSNALAVAVIASVAWIGYEVYFKATDPFSEWWQSAWIITAFWDVLAFALLCVICYLWGPSQSSQRYAYSEEVGEEFGDEEAQSLTRGTPEGDISLVKQEMNERNVEDDDFDPEDDIEEDKRE